The Hyphomicrobiales bacterium genome has a window encoding:
- a CDS encoding ABC transporter permease: MLEWRRRREPSALMLGLSPLIAIALTMLAGMIVFTAMGYDGFHAVGSIFLTPFLEPQRWADIGVKGAPLIMIALGLSIGFRANVWNIGAEGQYIMGAIAGTGVALATYDMTGWWILPAMVLAGILGGMAWAAIPAFLRVRLQVSEILTSLMLTYVAVQFLYFLVRGPWKDPDGFNFPQTRMFTPDQTLPTMLEGSLVHLGIPVALLLAVIAWLLMEKTTAGYAIKVVGLAPAAARHGGFSAARTTWATLLLSGALAGLAGLFEAAGPFGQLTPQFPVGYGFTAIIVAFLGRLNPLGIVFGGLVLAATYVGGEIAQSTVRLPQAATGMFQAMLLFMLLATDVLVRWRIVWKRRAA; the protein is encoded by the coding sequence ATGCTTGAATGGCGCCGCCGCCGCGAGCCGAGCGCACTGATGCTGGGCTTGAGCCCGCTGATCGCGATCGCACTGACCATGCTCGCCGGCATGATCGTCTTCACCGCCATGGGTTATGACGGCTTCCATGCGGTCGGCAGCATCTTCCTGACGCCTTTCCTGGAGCCGCAACGCTGGGCCGATATCGGGGTCAAGGGCGCGCCGCTCATCATGATCGCACTCGGGCTGTCCATCGGCTTCCGGGCCAATGTCTGGAACATCGGCGCCGAGGGGCAGTACATCATGGGCGCCATCGCCGGGACCGGCGTCGCGCTCGCGACCTACGACATGACCGGCTGGTGGATCCTGCCGGCCATGGTGCTGGCCGGCATCCTCGGCGGCATGGCCTGGGCCGCGATCCCCGCCTTCCTGCGCGTCAGATTGCAGGTCAGCGAGATCCTGACCAGCCTGATGCTGACCTATGTCGCCGTTCAGTTCCTGTATTTCCTGGTGCGCGGGCCGTGGAAGGACCCGGACGGCTTCAATTTCCCGCAGACGCGGATGTTCACCCCCGACCAGACGCTGCCGACGATGCTCGAGGGTTCGCTCGTCCATCTCGGCATCCCGGTCGCGCTGCTGCTTGCCGTCATCGCCTGGCTGCTGATGGAGAAGACGACGGCAGGCTACGCCATCAAGGTCGTCGGGCTGGCGCCGGCCGCGGCGCGTCACGGTGGCTTCAGCGCCGCGCGCACGACCTGGGCGACGCTGCTGCTCAGCGGCGCGCTCGCCGGACTTGCCGGGTTGTTCGAAGCGGCCGGCCCCTTCGGGCAGCTCACGCCGCAATTCCCCGTCGGCTACGGCTTCACCGCCATCATCGTCGCCTTCCTCGGGCGGTTGAACCCGCTCGGCATCGTCTTCGGCGGCCTCGTCCTGGCCGCGACCTATGTCGGCGGCGAGATCGCGCAATCGACGGTCCGGCTGCCGCAGGCGGCGACCGGCATGTTCCAGGCGATGCTGCTGTTCATGCTGCTCGCGACGGACGTGCTGGTGCGCTGGCGGATCGTCTGGAAACGGAGAGCGGCGTGA